In the genome of Aspergillus flavus chromosome 8, complete sequence, one region contains:
- a CDS encoding salicylate hydroxylase — MPSRTDSPLNIAIIGAGLGGLSAAVALRRQGHSVTVYERYDFAGEVGASLSAASNGSRFLEQWGVDIKAAKPVILKRLIMHDWSTGEVKSEYGLGDYKSKFGTDYNNFHRIDIHKELLKSAFEEPGEGPKCTLKVNHKATALDAEAGIIQFENGASATADLIVAADGIRVRLLVPSSSRNLIGITPNFTMSTSCCYRCIIGADKLRSLGLDDYISNEAIEYWGGFGIDKIVMSPCSNGEVVSCYCFYPAEYNELREDGWNISATPQQLVDTFPGLDPRMKKLMLNAEDIKMWRLYRHEPYPYWVKGKVCLLGDAAHPMMPDQSQGSCMAFEDAGALGLVFHRTFREQYSVTEGLSLYEKLRKPRATRVQEASFRAREDLSERIGWSSSTDRPGKLTIEEVCGYDMRKHLDELVAAIAQ; from the exons ATGCCCTCTCGCACTGACTCTCCTCTGAACATTGCCATCATTGGCGCCGGTCTTGGCGGCCTCTCGGCTGCAGTGGCCCTCCGGCGTCAAGGACATTCCGTGACGGTGTATGAACGATACGACTTCGCAGGGGAGGTGGGAGCCTCGCTGAGTGCTGCCTCCAATGGATCAAGATTCCTCGAGCAATGGGGTGTAGACATCAAAGCGGCAAAGCCG GTGATTTTGAAAAGGTTGATTATGCACGATTGGTCTACTGGAGAGGTGAAAAGCGAGTACGGATTAGGAGACTACAAGTCGAAGTTTGGAACT GATTACAACAACTTCCATCGGATTGACATCCACAAAGAACTTCTCAAGTCTGCCTTCGAAGAGCCCGGCGAAGGCCCGAAGTGTACACTCAAAGTGAATCACAAAGCCACTGCTCTTGATGCAGAAGCAGGCATCATCCAATTTGAAAACGGCGCTTCAGCGACAGCCGATCTGATCGTCGCTGCTGATGGTATTCGCGTACGTCTTCTGGTCCCA TCTTCCTCTCGTAACCTAATCGGAATAACCCCCAATTTTACAATGTCCACCTCATGTTGCTACCGCTGCATCATCGGGGCCGATAAACTGCGCTCCCTCGGACTCGACGATTATATCTCTAACGAAGCCATCGAGTATTGGGGTGGTTTTGGCATCGACAAGATCGTTATGTCTCCCTGTAGCAACGGCGAGGTCGTAAGCTGCTACTGCTTCTACCCGGCAGAGTATAATGAGCTCCGTGAAGATGGATGGAATATCTCCGCTACGCCCCAACAACTGGTGGACACATTCCCTGGGTTGGATCCTaggatgaagaagttgaTGTTGAATGCGGAGGATATAAAAATGTGGCGAT TGTATCGGCATGAGCCCTACCCGTACTGGGTTAAGGGTAAGGTTTGCCTTCTTGGTGATGCCG CCCATCCAATGATGCCGGATCAATCCCAAGGGTCTTGTATGGCCTTCGAAGATGCCGGCGCTTTAGGCCTGGTTTTCCACCGGACATTCCGCGAACAATATAGTGTCACCGAAGGACTTAGCTTATACGAAAAGCTGCGCAAGCCGAGAGCAACCCGCGTGCAGGAAGCTAGTTTCAGGGCTCGAGAAGATCTCAGCGAACGTATTGGGTGGAGTTCATCGACAGATCGACCTGGGAAGTTGACGATTGAGGAAGTTTGCGGATACGATATGCGAAAGCATTTGGATGAGTTAGTCGCGGCGATTGCGCAGTAG
- a CDS encoding putative extracellular lipase, with product MLIKATNMILKPTLLFLLSLPTALAAPAKRDSPTVTISSPSATIVGSSGNVESFNGIPFAQQPTGSLRLKPPQALESPLGTFKATGAAKACPQFFFTTDTSQFPSSVLGQLINIPLFQKITNAGEDCLTLNVRRPAGTTPESKLPVLVWIFGGGFELGSSAMYDGAPLVSSSIDLDMPIVFVAINYRVGGFGFLPGKEILEDGSANLGLRDQRLALEWIADNIEAFGGDPEKVTIWGESAGSISVFDQMMLYDGDHTYKGKPLFHGAIMNSGSAVPADPVDGVKGQAVYDAVVASAGCSDASNTLQCLRALDYTDYLNAANSVPGILSYHSVALSYLPRPDGKVLTDSPEVLGKAGKYASVPFIIGDQEDEGTIFALFQANITTTDDLVDYLSKYFFYGASQDQLQELVGTYQTITEDGSPFRTGILNNWYPQFKRLAAILGDLTFTLTRRVVLQMANDIKPDVPNWSYLSSYDYLTPVLGTFHGSDLLQVFYGILPNYASRSTHTYYFSFVYDQDPNSRRGDYIEWPQWKEDKQLMNFLANSGKLLKDDFRSDTYEFISKNVASFHI from the coding sequence ATGCTAATCAAGGCCACCAACATGATCCTCAAGCCCACCttactctttcttttgtctcttcCCACCGCACTGGCAGCTCCGGCCAAGAGGGACTCCCCCACGGTGACtatctcctccccctcagCCACAATAGTGGGGAGCTCTGGTAATGTGGAGAGCTTCAATGGCATTCCTTTTGCGCAGCAGCCAACGGGCTCTTTGCGCCTAAAGCCACCCCAGGCTCTAGAATCTCCTCTAGGGACATTCAAGGCTACTGGGGCCGCTAAAGCCTGTCCACAATTCTTTTTCACCACGGATACCTCCCAGTTTCCGAGCTCAGTGCTCGGTCAACTCATCAATATTCCGCTCTTCCAAAAGATCACCAATGCCGGGGAAGACTGTTTGACTCTCAACGTTCGTCGGCCGGCAGGAACAACCCCAGAAAGTAAGCTACCCGTGCTGGTATGGATTTTCGGCGGTGGGTTCGAGCTTGGATCATCAGCTATGTACGATGGGGCGCCCTTAGTCTCTAGTTCAATAGATTTGGACATGCCAATTGTCTTCGTGGCCATTAATTATCGTGTTGGTGGGTTTGGTTTCCTGCCCGGAAAGGAGATCCTCGAAGACGGTTCTGCCAATTTGGGTCTCCGGGACCAGCGCCTCGCCCTGGAGTGGATCGCCGATAACATCGAGGCCTTCGGTGGTGATCCAGAGAAGGTAACCATCTGGGGTGAATCGGCGGGATCCATCTCCGTCTTTGACCAGATGATGCTGTATGATGGAGACCACACCTACAAGGGCAAGCCGCTGTTCCACGGCGCAATCATGAACTCCGGGTCGGCAGTTCCCGCCGATCCAGTCGATGGAGTCAAGGGGCAAGCCGTCTATGATGCTGTCGTGGCCAGTGCAGGTTGCTCTGATGCTTCAAATACCCTTCAATGCCTGCGAGCGCTCGATTACACGGACTATCTCAACGCCGCCAACTCCGTCCCTGGGATATTAAGCTACCACTCCGTGGCCTTATCGTACCTCCCTCGCCCGGATGGAAAGGTTCTCACCGATAGCCCAGAAGTCCTCGGCAAGGCAGGCAAGTACGCCTCGGTGCCTTTCATCATCGGCGATCAAGAAGACGAGGGTACGATATTTGCCCTGTTCCAGGccaacatcaccaccacGGACGACCTCGTCGACTACCTATCCAAGTACTTCTTCTACGGCGCCTCACAGGACCAGCTCCAAGAGCTCGTGGGCACATATCAAACGATCACGGAGGACGGTTCTCCATTCCGAACAGGCATACTCAATAACTGGTATCCGCAGTTCAAGCGACTCGCCGCAATCCTGGGCGACTTGACATTTACCCTCACCCGGCGTGTTGTCCTGCAGATGGCAAATGACATCAAACCTGACGTTCCCAACTGGTCATACCTCTCCTCGTATGATTACCTCACCCCAGTCCTGGGGACCTTCCACGGCAGTGATCTCCTACAGGTCTTCTACGGTATCCTGCCCAACTACGCATCCAGGTCGACACATACCTACTACTTCAGTTTCGTGTACGACCAGGATCCAAATTCAAGAAGAGGCGACTATATTGAGTGGCCGCAGTGGAAGGAGGACAAGCAGCTGATGAACTTCCTTGCGAATTCGGGAAAATTACTGAAGGATGATTTCCGGTCCGATACGTATGAGTTTATCAGTAAGAATGTGGCCTCGTTCCATATCTAG
- a CDS encoding putative allantoate permease: MANTVKMTPTNEKDIGMNGKLSGDDYDVGDLHDDRALLRRVDWRILPVMFLTYFLQFVDKISLNYANVMGLQDDLHMSGNDFSWLATAFFLAYAVAEIPQGILLQRFPITKVLGVNVFLWGVILCCSAAAQNFAGMIALRVLLGMLEAVIAPALTMYTSMWYTRAESTPRYGFWYCGLGMGQIVGGLISFAAQHAPPNMSFHGWRIMFVVIGVVNVVASILVLFVLPENVEKAKFLSQTERDRIAQRLRDDQAGVGQKVFRWGSVMEAFGDLQSWLLVLLTILITIPSGVITTFSSILIKDFGYTSKQSALLNMPSGVVSIAATTLSTWAIARGFSRWLAIDVLLIPTLLGSCLMSFLPRSNQAGCLVGIYMVNTTVAPLALIFAWTGANFKGYTMKVTGSSLVSAAFSIANVIGPQTFQAKDAPAYIPAKITIVAVNAGAIVVSSALRIVYGRRNARADRLGTPARSRMEGKLANGRMAEEDVQDDVNFRYVY, from the exons ATGGCAAATACAGTGAAAATGACACCTACCAACGAAAAAGACATCGGGATGAACGGCAAATTGTCCGGTGATGACTACGACGTCGGAGATCTGCACGATGACCGGGCCCTGCTTCGGAGAGTCGATTGGCGAATCCTGCCTGTCATGTTTCTAACGTACTTCCTGCAATTTGTGGACAAAATTTCCCTCAAT TATGCGAATGTCATGGGCCTTCAGGATGATCTACATATGAGTGGAAACGACTTTTCATGGTTGGCAACGGCGTTCTTCCTGGCGTATGCTGTTGCCGAAATCCCCCAGG GCATTCTCCTCCAGAGATTTCCTATCACAAAGGTGCTTGGGGTCAATGTATTTCTCTGGGGTGTGATTCTGTGTTGTTCAGCAGCCGCACAGAATTTTGCTGGCATGATAGCGTTGCGTGTTTTGCTCGGAATGCTGGAGGCTGTTATTG CACCGGCCCTTACCATGTACACGAGCATGTGGTACACTCGCGCCGAGTCCACACCGAGATATGGCTTCTGGTACTGCGGCTTAGGCATGGGCCAGATCGTTGGAGGGTTGATTTCGTTCGCTGCTCAGCACGCACCCCCGAATATGTCCTTCCATGGGTGGCGTATCATGTTCGTCGTGATAGGCGTGGTTAACGTAGTCGCTTCTATATTGGTCTTGTTTGTCCTACCGGAAAATGTTGAGAAAGCCAAGTTCCTCAGTCAAACGGAGCGCGACCGAATTGCACAACGTCTTCGAGATGACCAAGCTGGAGTCGGCCAGAAAGTCTTTCGCTGGGGCTCGGTAATGGAAGCATTTGGTGACCTGCAAAGCTGGCTTCTCGTCCTCCTGACTATTTTGATTACCATTCCCAGCGGTGTTATTACCACCTTCTCGTCCATCCTGATCAAAGACTTCGGATATACGTCGAAGCAAAGTGCGTTGCTCAATATGCCCTCGGGGGTAGTTAGTATTGCGGCGACGACTCTTTCTACATGGGCTATCGCTCGTGGGTTCTCGCGATGGCTGGCTATTGATGTATTGTTAATTCCGACGTTGCTGGGTTCGTGCTTAATGTCGTTCCTACCCAGGAGTAACCAGGCAGGATGCTTGGTGGGCATTTACATGGTCAATACG ACTGTGGCTCCATTGGCACTGATTTTCGCTTGGACCGGAGCAAACTTCAAAGGGTACACTATGAAG GTCACCGGCAGTTCTCTTGTCTCCGCCGCATTCAGCATTGCTAATGTTATTGGTCCCCAAACCTTCCAAGCGAAGGATGCCCCTGC GTATATACCGGCCAAAATCACGATTGTGGCGGTCAACGCCGGTGCAATTGTGGTATCCAGTGCCCTCCGCATTGTTTATGGACGACGGAATGCGAGAGCCGATCGTCTGGGAACCCCGGCGAGAAGTCGCATGGAGGGGAAATTGGCTAACGGAAGGATGGCAGAGGAAGACGTGCAGGACGACGTGAACTTTCGATATGTGTATTAG
- a CDS encoding fungal-specific transcription factor domain-containing protein, whose translation MNSTGRVCARCAKIKQRCDGGAPCSRCARLGHVCEPQRPGGKLDPKTIAYRRPRASRSRGGCLSCKARKKKCDEIQPRCSDCRRLNLPCQWKASPSFPSSTDPSLPPSSESSLSLATPDPISPSDQAVDDPIGSLSPWLAVEEIIMPVASPCGSANPYLHNDEERSLFNHYLHIVARSLSRSGDPDGNPFLSILLPMAASSDTVTSVILGLSGCHWKRVYPGIWNRALARQGKALAQVKQLLSTAGGQSTLEACTTVLLLCLTELCDGSSHAWEWHLKAASALLASVGDQSLEGTPEGKFCLQLFRYLDSMSTISRCKPPLLREGAKLTDLTADKSICSFSSAPVDAVSGMVPALLELLGMVNLLAAHRSRRVDELSELGFRTAASHVQSQLDAWRADYDSTAVTDHETDQVTTAFEWAVRLRLHQVVDGYDPHHEMVETAVSPILNAVMTIPYGSPVEGCLLFPLVIAGASSIDVERQMLVKERLMVMENTLGFGHISHARQLLETVWADEAERNWARVRYSLFPGMVFV comes from the exons ATGAATTCCACTGGTCGTGTATGCGCGCGATGCGCAAAGATT AAACAGCGCTGTGACGGGGGCGCCCCCTGTTCCCGCTGCGCCC GTCTGGGGCATGTCTGCGAACCCCAACGACCGGGCGGAAAACTAGACCCCAAAACCATAGCCTATCGACGTCCTCGAGCGTCCCGATCACGCGGTGGTTGCCTGTCCTGCAAGGCGAG gaagaagaagtgcgACGAGATCCAACCTCGATGCAGCGACTGCCGCCGCCTAAACCTCCCTTGTCAATGGAAAGCCTCCCCGTCATTCCCTAGCTCCACCGACCCGTCgcttcccccttcttccgAAAGCAGTCTATCTCTAGCAACCCCAGATCCGATATCCCCTTCCGATCAAGCTGTCGATGATCCGATAGGAAGCTTATCCCCATGGCTGGCTGTGGAGGAGATCATCATGCCTGTCGCATCACCCTGCGGATCCGCCAACCCTTATCTGCACAATGACGAAGAGCGCTCGCTATTCAATCACTATCTACACATCGTAGCGCGCTCACTGTCGCGGTCCGGTGATCCCGACGGTAATCCCTTTCTGTCAATCTTGTTACCGATGGCAGCCAGTTCAGACACAGTGACTAGTGTGATTCTAGGCCTGAGCGGTTGCCATTGGAAACGTGTTTACCCGGGCATTTGGAATCGCGCATTAGCGCGCCAGGGAAAAG CATTGGCGCAAGTAAAACAACTTCTCTCGACGGCAGGCGGCCAATCCACGCTAGAAGCCTGCACCACGGTACTGCTCCTCTGTCTAACTGAGCTATGCGATGGCAGTTCTCATGCATGGGAGTGGCATCTGAAGGCTGCCAGTGCACTCCTCGCTTCAGTAGGAGACCAATCACTTGAAGGGACACCGGAAGGGAAATTTTGCCTCCAGCTGTTTCGGTATCTGGACTCCATGTCGACAATATCCCGCTGCAAGCCCCCACTTCTTCGAGAGGGTGCGAAACTCACTGACCTTACTGCGGATAAGTCGATTTGCAGTTTCTCATCTGCCCCCGTAGATGCTGTCTCTGGGATGGTCCCAGCATTGCTCGAACTTCTAGGTATGGTCAACTTACTCGCGGCGCATCGCAGCCGGCGCGTTGATGAACTCTCCGAGCTCGGCTTTCGAACTGCTGCATCTCATGTTCAGTCTCAGTTGGACGCATGGAGAGCGGATTATGATAGCACCGCGGTTACGGACCACGAGACAGATCAAGTTACAACGGCATTTGAATGGGCGGTTCGACTACGCCTCCATCAGGTTGTTGATGGGTATGATCCGCACCACGAGATGGTGGAAACCGCGGTCTCTCCTATTCTTAATGCTGTGATGACCATTCCATATGGTAGTCCTGTAGAGGGATGTTTACTTTTCCCGCTGGTAATTGCTGGGGCTAGTAGCATAGATGTTGAGAGACAGATGCTGGTCAAGGAAAGACTGATGGTTATGGAGAATACTTTGGGGTTTGGACATATTTCGCACGCTCGACAGTTACTGGAGACCGTATGGGCGGATGAGGCTGAAAGGAATTGGGCAAGGGTGAGATATAGCCTGTTCCCCGGGATGGTGTTTGTATGA
- a CDS encoding alkaline-phosphatase-like protein, which translates to MKLSSIVALSGLLAVSEALPQQQILQRNVAKKPNFLFIMTDDQDLQLNSTAYTPHILSLIKEKGTDFANHFVTTALCCPSRVSLWTGRQAHNTNVTDVRPPWGGYPKFISQGFNDNWFPVWFQDAGYNTYYTGKLMNAHSLSTYNKPFPKGFNGSDFLLDPHTYSYYNSTYQRNREPPKNYAGHYTTDVITEKALGLLDEALESDRPFFVAVSPVAPHSNIDPNTMGTAASIMSEPIPAPRHRHLFQGVKVPRTPSFNPLNRTGVSWVSNLALQNQTVIDYEDHYYRQRLRALQGVDELVEKLVSRLEESGEIDNTYIIYTSDNGFHIGQHRMPPGKTTGFEEDIRVPFFIRGPGIPEGKTEDSVSTHIDLVPTFFELAGLPLRDDFDGTPLPIKRQSASISHEHVTVEFWGTAVLEGDFSKIGPDGDASMPNNTYKSVRILGEGYNLYYSVWCHGEHELYDLTADPYQINNIYTPRNTTSQLLGRPLQAVITRLDALLLVLKTCQGPTCIEPWKVIHPDGSVQSLKDALHPQFDNFYQEQPKVSYDHCLDGYLLSNEGPLVGLQYRDGLSWSAWA; encoded by the exons ATGAAGCTCTCAAGCATTGTGGCCCTGTCGGGCCTTCTGGCGGTTTCAGAGGCTCTCCCGCAGCAACAGATATTGCAGAGAAATGTCGCCAAGAAGcccaatttccttttcattatGACTGATGACCAGGATCTCCAATTGAACTCGACTGCATACACCCCGCATATCCTGAGTCTaatcaaggagaagggcacCGACTTCGCAAATCACTTTGTCACCACGGCTCTATGCTGTCCCTCGCGGGTCAGTCTGTGGACAGGACGTCAGGCTCATAATACCAATGTGACGGATGTGAGGCCACCCTGGG GCGGATATCCCAAGTTCATCTCGCAAGGCTTCAATGACAATTGGTTCCCCGTGTGGTTCCAGGATGCCGGCTACAACACCTATTACACCGGAAAGCTCATGAACGCCCACAGTCTCAGTACCTACAATAAGCCGTTTCCCAAGGGCTTCAACGGATCAGACTTCCTTCTCGACCCGCACACCTACTCTTACTACAACTCCACCTACCAGCGTAATCGCGAACCCCCCAAAAACTATGCCGGTCATTACACGACCGATGTGATCACTGAGAAGGCTCTGGGACTCCTGGACGAAGCCCTGGAGAGTGACCGACCCTTTTTCGTGGCTGTTTCGCCGGTTGCTCCCCATTCGAACATTGATCCGAACACGATGGGCACTGCTGCAAGCATCATGTCTGAGCCGATCCCTGCGCCTCGCCATCGGCACTTGTTCCAGGGCGTCAAGGTACCCCGGACTCCGAGCTTCAACCCGCTCAAC CGCACCGGAGTTAGCTGGGTATCCAACCTTGCGCTGCAGAACCAAACCGTGATTGACTACGAAGACCATTATTATCGCCAGCGACTGCGTGCCCTGCAAGGAGTTGACGAACTGGTCGAGAAACTGGTCTCTCGTCTTGAGGAAAGTGGTGAGATTGACAACACCTACATCATCTACACTTCCGACAACGGATTCCACATCGGTCAGCACCGTATGCCCCCAGGCAAAACTACTGGTTTTGAAGAAGACATCCGAGTCCCGTTCTTCATTCGAGGCCCAGGAATTCCCGAGGGAAAGACCGAGGACAGCGTTTCGACACACATCGACCTGGTCCCAACTTTCTTTGAATTAGCCGGTCTGCCACTGCGCGACGATTTCGACGGCACGCCATTGCCGATCAAGAGACAGTCGGCTTCAATTTCCCATGAGCATGTTACTGTGGAATTCTGGGGCACCGCCGTTCTGGAGGGTGACTTTTCCAAGATCG GTCCGGACGGGGATGCAAGCATGCCGAACAATACCTACAAGTCTGTCCGTATTCTCGGCGAGGGATATAATCtttactactccgtatggtgTCACGGCGAGCACGAGCTCTACGACCTAACA GCCGACCCTTACCAAATCAACAACATTTACACACCCAGGAACACTACCTCCCAGCTCCTCGGGCGGCCCCTGCAGGCAGTTATCACTCGTCTTGATGCTCTACTTCTCGTTCTGAAGACCTGCCAGGGTCCCACCTGTATCGAGCCGTGGAAGGTAATCCACCCTGACGGCTCTGTGCAGAGCCTGAAAGACGCGCTTCATCCACAATTCGATAATTTCTACCAGGAGCAACCTAAAGTATCGTATGATCATTGCCTGGACGGATATCTTCTTTCCAACGAGGGCCCGCTGGTTGGGCTGCAGTACCGGGATGGATTGAGCTGGTCGGCGTGGGCTTGA
- a CDS encoding putative MFS peptide transporter, translating into MNPSDPSETVEVAKATANLHDAHLYEKKAPSIDKDLDITPSIEEVPATKVVGATTDDTDLQKTYPTDEELRTLRRVCGQIPWTSYTVAFVELCERFSYYGTTAVFVNFIQRPMPAGSSTGATYDSSRVPGALNMGQQASTGLTLFNSFWSYIMPTAGAFVADQYLGRFRTIMYSIAAALLGHLILVISAIPSVISHPQGAIACFSIGLIIMGVGTGGFKSNISPLIAEQYREEYPYIKTLASGERVIVDPAITVQRIYLYYYLTVNIGSITGQVSMVYAERYVGFWLSYFLPTCLFLWCPTVLFLCRNKYYRVKPQGSVYTQAFRLWKLAMKGRWSLNPVRLFKRNDKPFWEPVKPSALGPNRPQWMTFDDEWVDEVARGLKACKVFLWYPLFWLAYNQMLNNLTSQAATMHLGGVPNDIINNLNPLALIICIPIFDRVIYPGLRHLGFNFTPIKRITCGFVVAGCSMIAATVIQHYIYVKGPCGKEANYCLDEYGKYSPISVWTQAIIYILGGISEIFASITSLEYAFTKAPKNMRSIVQAVALFMNAFSSAIGQAFVGLSKDPLLVYNYMVVTILAFVGAIGFWLSNYKLDRREDELNNLPQSKYTEKNGVSLDEENARK; encoded by the exons ATGAATCCCTCCGACCCCTCGGAGACGGTCGAGGTCGCCAAAGCGACAGCCAACCTTCATGATGCCCATTTGTATGAAAAAAAGGCTCCTTCCATTGACAAGGACTTGGACATCACACCGAGTATTGAAGAAGTACCGGCGACCAAAGTTGTTGGCGCCACCACCGATGATACCGATCTCCAAAAGACCTATCCGACCGACGAGGAACTGAGAACCCTGCGTCGAGTGTGCGGACAAATCCCATGGACCTCATATACCGTGGCGTTTGTGGAACTGTGCGAGCGATTCTCCTACTATGGAACCACAGCCGTTT TCGTCAACTTTATCCAGCGTCCCATGCCGGCAGGCTCCTCCACCGGTGCGACCTATGATAGTTCACGAGTGCCGGGAGCGTTGAACATGGGCCAACAGGCCTCCACTGGTTTGACCTTGT TCAATTCCTTCTGGTCCTACATCATGCCCACGGCCGGCGCATTCGTGGCCGATCAATACTTGGGTCGATTCCGCACCATCATGTACTCCATCGCTGCCGCTTTGCTTGGCCATTTGATTCTGGTCATCTCCGCCATTCCCAGCGTGATCTCCCACCCCCAGGGCGCGATCGCCTGTTTTTCGATCGGTCTGATCATCATGGGCGTGGGAACGGGCGGTTTCAA ATCGAACATTTCACCCCTCATCGCCGAGCAGTATCGCGAGGAATATCCATACATCAAGACCCTTGCCTCCGGGGAACGGGTGATCGTGGACCCAGCCATCACCGTCCAGCGGATCTACCTGTACTACTACTTGACTGTCAACATTGGTTCCATCACCGGCCAGGTGAGCATGGTCTATGCCGAGAGATATGTTGGGTTTTGGCTCTCGTACTTCCTGCCGACATGCTTGTTTCTGTGGTGCCCGACGGTGTTGTTCCTCTGCCGGAACAAGTACTACCGGGTGAAACCACAAGGCTCCGTCTACACACAGGCGTTCCGGCTCTGGAAGCTGGCGATGAAGGGGCGGTGGTCGCTGAACCCGGTTCGGCT GTTCAAACGCAATGACAAGCCATTCTGGGAACCAGTCAAGCCGAGTGCTTTGGGTCCTAATCGTCCTCAGTGGATGACCTTCGACGACGAATGGGTCGACGAGGTTGCTCGTGGGCTGAAAGCGTGCAAAGTGTTCCTGTGGTACCCTCTGTTCT GGCTCGCATACAACCAGATGTTAAACAACTTGACATCCCAAGCGGCCACCATGCACCTCGGTGGTGTCCCCAACGACATCATCAATAACCTCAACCCCCTTGCCTTGATTATATGCATTCCTATTTTTGATCGGGTCATCTACCCTGGCCTGCGACACCTGGGATTCAACTTTACGCCTATTAAGAGAATCACGTGTGGGTTCGTGGTTGCCGGCTGCTCCATGATCGCCGCCACGGTGATCCAACACTACATTTACGTGAAAGGCCCTTGCGGCAAAGAGGCCAACTACTGTCTCGATGAATATGGAAAGTATTCGCCCATCTCCGTCTGGACCCAGGCAATTATCTACATCCTCGGTGGTATCTCCGAGATCTTTGCCTCCATCACCTCCCTCGAGTATGCCTTCACCAAGGCCCCCAAGAACATGCGGTCGATCGTACAGGCCGTTGCACTCTTCATGAACGCCTTCTCCTCCGCCATCGGCCAGGCCTTTGTCGGCTTGTCTAAGGATCCCTTGCTGGTGTATAACTATATGGTGGTGACAATCCTAGCCTTTGTCGGTGCCATTGGATTCTGGTTGAGCAACTACAAGCTGGATCGGAGGGAAGACGAGTTGAACAACCTGCCGCAGAGCAAATATACCGAAAAGAATGGCGTGAGTTTGGACGAGGAGAATGCCCGGAAGTAA